Sequence from the Burkholderia cepacia genome:
GATGGTCGGCGCGGAAAAGTGGCTCGTGTTCGGCGGCTCGTGGGGCAGCGCGCTGTCGATCGCGTATGCGGAAACACACCCGGAGCGCGTGAGCGCGCTGGTCGTGCGCGGCATCTTCACGATGCGTCGCGCGGAACTGCTGTGGTACTACCAGGAAGGCGCGTCGTGGCTGTTCCCCGACCTGTGGGAAGCCTTCCTCGCACCGATTCCGGAAGCCGAGCGCGGCGACCTGATGGCCGCCTACCATCGCCGGCTGACCGGCAGCGACGAAGCCGCGAAGCTCGAAGCCGCACGCGCATGGAGCATCTGGGAAGGCCGCACGATCACGCTGCTGCCCGACCCCGCACTCGCCGCCCACTTCGCGGACGGCCACTACGCACTCGCGTTCGCGCGGATCGAGAATCACTACTTCGTGAACCAGGGCTTCGTCGAGGAAGGCCAGTTGCTGCGGGACGCGCATCGCCTCGCCGGCATCCCGGGCGTGATCGTGCAGGGCCGCTACGACGTCGCGACGCCTGCCCGCACTGCATGGGAGCTGTCGAAGGCCTGGCCGGAGGCGACGTTCGAGATCGTGCCCGGCGCCGGGCATGCTTACAACGAGCCGGGGATCCTGGAAGCGCTGATCGCGGCCACGGACAGGTTCGCGAACTAGTCAGCCGGCAGGCGTCACCAGCACGCGAAACCCCGAACATTCACCCGTCGCCGTCCGCTTCCAGCGGCTCCACCGTCACACCGACCTTCAGCTCCTGATCCGCACCGCCGCCACGGATCACGCCGCGCAGCGGCGTCACGTCCGCGTAATCGCGGCCGATCGACAGCATCACGTAGTCGTCGCCCGGCGCGCGATCGTTGGTCGGATCGAGCTGCAGCCAGCCGTTGTCCTCGGGCCATGCCGGGTCGTACACGTCGACCCACGCATGCGACGCATCGGCGCCGATCAGCCGCGGCTGCCCGGGCGGCGGCTGCGTGAGCAGATAGCCGCTGACGTAACGCGCGGCGAGCCCGAGCGAGCGCAGCGCGCCGATCATCACGTGCGCGAAATCCTGGCACACGCCCTTGCGCAGACGCAGCGCATCGAGCGCCGACGTCGTGATGTCGGTGCTGTTCGGCGTATACGCGAAATCGGCATGCACGCGCCGCATCAGGTCCCACGCAGCCTGCACGAGCGGCCGCTGCGGCGTGAAGCTCGCGGCCGCATACGCGGCGAGTTCGGGGTCGCACGCGACATGCGGCGACGCGAACACGAATTCGCTCGCGGCGTCGTAAGGCTGTCCTGCGCGAAACCGCAGGCGGTCGCGCACGGCTTCCCACGCGGTCGCCTGCGCCGGGTCAGGTTGCGCGATGGCCGGCGGCGGCGCGCCGCGCGCACCGCGCGACCACACGGGCGGCGTCACGTGTACCGTGCTGCGGCTGCGCACGAGCAGCGCATCGTGCGGCAGGTTCAATGCGAACGACGCGCGCGCGTTGCCGAATGCATCGACCTCGGTACAGACCGATTCCGGCGCGGGATCGATGTCGAGCGCGAACGACAGCACTTGCTGGCGCGGCGTCGCGAGCGGTTGCAGTCGTGCCTGGTGCTGCGCCGATTCGACGCGCGCCGCGTAACGGTATTCGGTGTCGTGCGTGACGCGCAGCAACCGGCCGGCGACGGGCGCGGCAGGCGCCGCCGCGTCCGGTGCGGGCGGCGCCTTCGCCGCGGATTTGGTCGTCGTCACCATAACGTCCTGCCCGCCTCGCGTACGTGGCTGAAATAGCGCTCGCCGATCCGGTTCGACAGTTCCCAGACCGCCTTCGCCGTCGTGTCGAGGCGCTTCGAGCAGCGTGTCGTGTCGGCCGCCGTCGGTGGTTTCGCACAGCTCGTGCAGCGACCACGCGGGCACGTCCGGAATCGTCTCGGCCAGTTCGGACAGCGCATAGCCTTCGCTGCGCTCGACCTTCGTCAGCCGGCCGCGCAGCGCCTGCACGACCCAGCCGAGCGAGCGCGGATTGTCGGTATCGAGCACGACGAGCGACAGCAGCGGCGCGACATCGAAGCCGCGCTGGAAACGCGAGCGGAACGTGATCGTGCTGTCGAACAGCTCCAGCACCAGCTCGAAGCCGTCCTGCCGGTGCACCGCGCCTTCGTCGAACGCGCACTTCAGCACGCTGCACAGGAAGTCCAGCCGGTCGATCTGCCGGCCGATCGACAGCAGCCGCCAGCCGTCGTCGCGCGTCATGTTGTCGGTCTGCGCGCCCGTGATCGCGCCGAGCAGCAGGCCGAGGCGCTCCAGCAACTGCAGCGCGTCGTTGCCGATCTGCTCCTCGGCTTCCGGCTGGCCCGCGCTGTCCGCGAACAGCTGGGTGGCGTCGTCGATCAGCCGCCACTGGTCGCTCGACAGCCGTTCGCGGATCGCAGCAGCCGCGCCACGCATCCCGAACAGGCACGACGCGATGCCCGACGTGCGGTCGGCGCCGCGCGTCAGCGACGTCGCGAGCGCGTGCTGGAACGCACGCGGCGCATCGACGGCGTTCGGCGCATCGGCCGCGATCAGGCCCGTGTCGCGACACAGCGTGTCGAGCAGCTCCAGGTGCGCGGGGCTGTCGACGTCGTCCTCGCCGCGCAGCCGTTCGAGCGCCGCACGCGCGAGCCGCATCAGGTTGGTCGCGCGCTCGGTGTAACGGCCGAGCCAGAACAGGTTCTCGGCCGCGCGGCTCGCGATCGCGCGCGGCTGCGCGGTGGTCAGGTCGTCCGCGCTGAGGTGGGTCTGCAGCAGCGTCGTCGAATCGACGATGCCTTCGGTCATCACCCATGTATCGACGGTGCTGCCGCCGCGCGGCATCGGCGCATTGAACAGCGTGTCGCGCGTGCCGACCCGTGACAACCCGCCCGGCAGGAGCCGCCAGCGCTGCGCCCCGTCGGCGAGCGCGAAGACGCGCAGCAGCACCGGCTTCGGCACGATGCGCGCGCCGCCGTTGCCGTAGCCGTCGGGTGCATCGTGACGCGGCCAGGTCGGCGCCTGCGACAGCGGCAGGTCGGCCTGCACCGTGTAGTGCTCGGGCCGCGCGAGGATCCGCGCGCGCCACTCGGCCAGCTGCGCCTGCGTGAGCCGCGCACCGATCACCGGCTCGAACGCGCCGCCGGCCTGCACGTCCGGCGGGAACGACGGCTTGATGATGCAGCGCGCGAGTTGCGGCAACGCGTCGTCGCACGCGGCCGCCTCGCCGCACCACCACGAATGCACGGCCGGCAGCGTCAGCGTTTCACCGAGCAACCCTTCCGCGAGACGCGGCATGAAACCGAGCATCGCCGGCGATTCGAGGAAGCCCGAGCCCGGCGCGTTCGCGAGCAGCACGTTGCCCGCACGCACGGCCTGCAGCAGCCCCGGCACGCCGAGCATCGAATCGGGCCGCAGTTCGAGCGGATCGAGCCACGCGTCGTCGACGCGCCGCAGGATGCCGTGCACGGGTTCGAGGCCGCGCAGCGTCTTCAGGAATACGCGGTTGTCGCGCGCGGTCAGGTCGCCGCCTTCGACGAGCGTGAGGCCGAGATAGCGCGCGAGATACGCGTGCTCGAAATACGTCGCGCTGTGCGGCCCCGGCGTCAGCAGCACGATCCGTGAGTTCTTGCGGGCCGGGCTGAGCGCCTGCATGCTCTGCAGCAGCGCGCGGTACGCGGACGCGAGGCGTTGCACGCGCAGCCCGCGGAACCCGCGCGGAAAGAGCCGCGACACGATCAGCCGGTTTTCGAGCAGGTAGCCGAGGCCGGCCGCGCCCTGCGTGTGCTGCGCGACGATCCGCCACTGCCCGTCCGGGCCGCGCGCGAGATCGAACGCGACCACGTGCAGCCAGGTGTCGCCCGGCACGCTCGCGCCGCGCATCGCGCGCAGGTAGCCGGGGTGCCCGGTGACGAGCGCGGGCGGCAGCAGCCCGCGCTCGAGGATCGTCTGCGGCCCGTACAGGTCGGCCAGCGTCGCGTTGAGCAGCCGCACGCGCTGCAGCACGCCGCGCTCGATCGCCACCCAGTCCTCGGGCGTGACGATCAGCGGCAGCAGGTCGAGCGACCACGGGCCGGCCGCGCCGTCGCCGGCGCGCTGCTCGTGCAGCTGGTAGAACAGGCCGTTCTCGCGCATGCGCCGGTGCAGCGCATCGGCGCGGCGATCGAGGTCGGCCACGCCGTCGCTGCCGATCGACGTGAAGAAACTGCGCCATGCGGGCGCGAGCGCAGGCGCGTTCAGGCCGGCCGCGCTGCCGCGCAGTTCGTCGTAACGGCCGGCGGCCGCCGGCGCCGCGAGCGCGGCGGCCAGTTCCGCGGCATCCGGCTGCGCGCCGGTATCGAAAAGCGTGGGCATCGCGTCCGGGGCGGCGAGATGGTCTATGTCAATGGGCGGCACGGTGTCGTTCCGTCTTGAGTCAGGAGGCGCGAGTCAGCAGAAACGAACAGCAGGCGGCACGCGCACGCGCGTGCGCGACCGCGCTCTGCCCGCATCCTAGCATTCCGGCGGGGCCGCCATCGGCCGGCGCGCGCTGTCGTCCCGGTCGCCCCGGCCGTCCGCGCATCGTCATCAGGTCTCCTCCATGCATGCAGCGCTCAGGGCCGCCGCAGGTCTAGCGTGAACGGGAATTCGCGGCTCGGCGCGGCGGGCGCGACCTCCATCCGCCCCGGCGTATGCCCCATCTCGACGAAGCGTGCGAGCCGGCGGCTCTCGGCTTCGTAGGCATTGACCGGGAACGTCGCGTAGTTGCGCCCGCCCGGATGCGCGACGTGATAGCGGCAGCCGCCGAGCGAGCGCTGCAGCCACGTATCGACGATGTCGAACGTGAGCGGCGCGTGCACGCCGATGGTCGGATGCAGCGCGGACGGCGGCGACCACGCCTTGTAGCGCACACCCGCGACGTATTCGCCGACGGTGCCGGTCGGCTGCAGCGGCAACGCGCGGCCGTTGACGGTCACGACGTGGCGGTTGTCGTTCAGCCCCGTCACGCGCACTTCGAGCCGCTCGACCGACGAATCGACGTAGCGCACCGTGCCGCCGGGCGCCCCCTCCTCGCCCATCACGTGCCACGGTTCCAGCGCGCCGCGCAGCGACAGCTGCATGCCGTTCACCGCGATCTGGCCGAACAGCGGGAAGCGGAATTCGAAGTGCGGCGCGAACCACGCCGGATCGAACGCGAAACCGGCGTCGCGCAGCTCGGCCAGCACGTCGTCGAAATCCATCTGAAGAAACTCGGGCAGCATGAAGCGGTCATGCAGCGCGGTGCCCCAGCGCGTGAGCGGCGTCGTGTACGGCGCGGCCCAGAAACGCGCGACCAGCGCGCGCAGCAGCAACTGCTGCACGATGCTCATCCGCGCATGCGGCGGCATCTCGAACGCACGCAGTTCGAGCAGGCCGAGCCGGCCGGTCGACGAGTCGGGCGAATACAGCTTGTCGATACAGAATTCGCTGCGGTGCGTGTTGCCCGTCACGTCGATCAGCAGGTTGCGCAGCACGCGATCGACCAGCCACGGCGGCATGTCCTGCCCGAACAGGAGCTTGTTGCGCTGGATCTCGGCGAACGCGATGTCGAGCTCGTAGAGCTGGTCGTTGCGCGCCTCGTCGACGCGCGGCGCCTGGCTCGTCGGCCCGATGAACAACCCGGAGAACAGGTAGGACAGCGACGGATGGTTGTGCCAGTACGCGATCAGGCTCGCGAGCAGGTCCGGGCGGCGCAGGAACGGGCTGTCGGCCGGCGTCGCGCCGCCGAGCACGAAGTGGTTGCCGCCGCCGGTGCCGACGTGGCGGCCGTCGACCATGAACTTCTCGCTGCACAGCCGCGACTGCCACGCGGCGTCGTACAGGAACTCGGTGTGGTCGACGAGTTCGTCGAAGTTGCTGGCCGGATGGATGTTCACCTCGATCACGCCGGGATCGGGCGTGACCTGCAGCAGCTTCAGCCGCGCGTCGCGCGGCGGCGGATAGCCTTCCAGCACGAGCTTCACGCCCAGCGCGTGCGCGGTCAGCTCGATCGCGCCGAGCAGGTCGAGATAATCCTCGAGCGCGGCAAGCGGCGGCATGAACAGGTACAGGATGCCGTTGCGCACTTCGACGCACAGCGCGGTGCGCGTGATCCATGCGGCCGACTCGAAGCGCTCGGGAACGCGATTCGGGTCGCGTGCGGCAGGCCGACCGTTCCCGGCCGTGCCGTCGTCGCGCCACTGCATCACGGTCTGCGCGGACGCCTCGCGATGCACGCCGGACAGGTAGCGCGGCGCATCGGCCGGCCCCGCGTAGCGCGCGCGGATCACGGCGGCGTCCGGCAGCGCGTCGCGCGGCGCGAACGGATCGCGCTCGACGAGATACGGATAGTCGGCGCGGCTGGCCCACGGCAGCGAATCGAGCGGCAGCCGATACCCCATCGGCGAATCGCCGGGCACGAGGTACATCCGCTCGTCGCGGAAGAACCACGGGCCGGTCTGCCAGCGTGGGCCGTCGAGGCCGGGCGCATTGTCCGCGCGCTTGACCGGCAGCACGTAGCCGACCACGCTGTCGAGCTGCTGCTCGAACACCTTGCGCAGCCGCGCGCGTTCGAGCTCGTCGTCGAGGCGCGAGTCGAACGGGTCGACGTTGACCGGCAGCCGGCGCTCGCGCCACAGGTAGTACCAGACGTCCTCGTAGCCGGGCCGGATGAATTCGCCGGTCAGGTTCAGCCGCGCGGCCAGCGCGTCGATGAAGCGCTTCGCGTCGTCGGTCGTATACGCGGACGGCTCGCGTTCGTCGGCGAACAGCGACGGGTCATGCCACACGGGCTGGCCGTCGGCACGCCAGAAGATCGACAGTGCCCAGCGCGGCAACTGCTCGCCCGGATACCACTTGCCCTGGCCGAAATGCAGGAAGCCGCCGTCGCCGTATTCGGCGCGCAGCCGCTGCACGAGTTCGGTCGCGTAGCCGCGCTTGGTCGGGCCGAGCGCGTCGGTGTTCCATTCGGCGCCGTCGCGATCGTCGATCGACACGAAGGTCGGCTCGCCGCCCTGCGTGAGCCGCACGTCGCCGGCCGCCAGCGCGCCGTCGACCTGCGTGCCGAGCGCCAGCACGGCGTCCCATTGCGATTCCGTATACGGCTTCGTCACGCGCGGCGATTCGTACACGCGCGTCACGGTCATCTCGTGCTCGAACGACACCTCGCACTCGTCGATCAGCCCCTCGACCGGCGCGGCGCTCGTCGGCTGCGGCGTGCACGCCAGCGGAATGTGGCCTTCGCCCGCGAGCAGGCCCGAGGTCGGGTCGAAGCCGATCCAGCCGGCGCCCGGCAGGTACACCTCGCACCATGCATGCAGGTCGGTGAAGTCGACCGACGTGCCGCTCGGGCCGTCGAGCGACTTCACGTCGGGCGTGAGCTGGATCAGGTAGCCCGACACGAAACGCGCGGCGATGCCGAGATGGCGGCACAGCTGCACGAGCAGCCACGCGCTGTCGCGGCACGAGCCGGACGCCAGCTCGAGCGTCTGCTCGGGCGTCTGCACGCCCGGCTCCATCCGCACGAGATAACCGATGTCGCGCTGCAGTTGCTGGTTCAGCGCGACGAGGAAGTTCACGGTGCCGGCCGGCGTGCGATCGACGCCGTCGACGTACGCGCGGAACAGCGGCGCCGCGCTCGTCTGCGGATCGCACGCGAGATACGGCGCGAGCTCGGTCTTCAGCGCATCGTCATAGCTGAACGGGTATTGCTCCGCGCTCGCCTCCAGAAAGAAGTCGAACGGGTTGTACACCGACATCTCGGCGACGAGATCGATCGTGATCTCGAAGTGCTCGGTGCGCTCCGGAAACACGAGCCGCGCGAGATAGTTCGAGAACGGGTCCTGCTGCCAGTTGATGAAGTGCTGCGCGGGCTCGACCGTCATCGAGTACGCGAGGATCGGCGTCCGGCAGTGCGGCGCGGGCCGCAGCCGCACGACCTGCGGGCCGAGGTTGACGAGCCGGTCGTAGCGATAGCGGGTGGTGTGATGCAGCGCGACGTGGATGGACATGGCGAAGCGGCTCGGCTCAGGTTGGATCGGGCCGTCGCGCCGCGCCGGATCGGGCGCGGCGCAGCGGCGCGACGGGTTCGTCGGCTGACGTGCGCGTCAGACCAGTTCCGGCGACTGCACGACGCTGATCTCGACGCCGACGGCCGTCGCGCCGAGCCCCGTCACCGGCTGCGCGTCGCGATAGTCGAGGCCGACCGCGATGCGCACGTAACGCTCGTCGGGGCAGCGATTCATGAACGGATCGAACCCGACCCAGCCGAGCCCTTCGACATAGGCCTCGGCCCACGCATGGCCGGCCGGCTGCTGCATCAGCCCGGCCGCTTGCGGCTGCGCACCGAGCGCCGGCTGCGGCAGCCCCTGCGACTGCGACGCGTGCGCTTCATCGACGCGCTGGCCGAGCGCCTGCTGCATCCCGTCACCGCTTTGCAGCGCGACGGCTTCTTCCTCCTGCGCGCCGCCGCCGTGCTGCTTCGCGTCGGCGATGCGCTGCATCGCGCTGTCGGCCAGCACGTAGCCCGAGATATAGCGGGCGGGAATCTTCAGCACGCGCGCGGCCGCGATGAACGCATGCGCATGGTCGCGACTCGTGCCCTCGCCGCTTTGCAGCGCGGTTTCCGCATCGACGGGCGCGTCGGCGGCCAGGTTCGGCGCATACGCGATGCGGTCATGCACTTCCGTCATCAGCCAGTGCAGCGCGTCGAGGCTGCGCGGCTCGATCGGCAGCGCCTGCGTGAGCGCACGCACGGTGTCGCCCGCCTTCGTGAGCGCGGTCTCGCGCTCGAAGATCCACGGCGGCGCATAGCCTTCGGGATTCCCGAGAATGCCCGCGCGATCCTGCGTCTCGACGACGCCGGCCGCGACGACGACGATCTCGGCCTTCGCGCCGCGGTCGTGCCGCACGAGGTCGATCCGGTTGCCGAGCCCGTCGGCATAGGACAACGTCGGCTCGACGCCATCGATCGTGACCTGCCACGCGCGCACCGTCTGCCCGGGGCCCGACTGCGGGCGCAGCCGCAGCCGTTGCAGTGCGTGGGTGGCTTGATCGTCGAACTGATAACGCGAGATGTGTCGGATGGCGAGTCGCATGGCAAGTCTCAGTCGAAGTTGTAGGCCTGGGCGATTTCGAGCCCGAGGCTGTTGTTGCGGCCGATGAAGTCGGTCAGGAACTCGTGCAGGCCGCTCTTGAAGATCCGCTCGACCGACGTATCGGACAACATCTGCAGGATCTTCGCGGCCGTGTCGTGACACGGATGTGTCACGCCGTAATCCTTCGCGAGCAGGTTCAGGCTCGATACGACGCGCCCGTAGCAATAGCGCAGCGAACGCGGCATGCGGCCGTTCAGGATCAGGTAGTCGGCGATGTTCAGCGGCTTGTACTGCACGTCGTACACCCAGCGGTACGAACGGTGCGCGGCGACGCAGCGCAGGATCGTCTCCCACTGGTAGTTGTCGAGGATCGTGCCGACGTGCGACACCGACGGCAGCAGCAGGTGGTATTTCACGTCGATGATCCGCGCGGTGTTGTCCGCGCGCTCGACGAACGCGCCGATCTGCGCGAAATCGAAGATCTCGTTGCGCAGCATGGTGCTGTAGAAGCTGCCGAGGATCAGCGCGGTTTCGCGCTTCACCTGGTCGAGCACGGCCGGCAGTTCGCTTTCCGGCACCGGCTGCGCGAGCGCGCGGCGCAGCGCGAGCCATGCGCCGTTCACGCTCTCCCACGCCTCGCGCGTGAGCGCCGTGCGCACCATCCGCGCATTCGAGCGCGCGGCCTCGATGCACGACAGCACGCTCGACGGGTTGTCGCGGTCGCGCAGCAGGTAGTCGGTCACGGTATCGGCCGCATACGCGTCGTATTTCTGCCGGTAGCCTTCATCCGTGCCCGAGCTGACGAGCACCGACGACCATTCGGCCGGCGCGTCGGACGTGCGCGTGAGCGCCATCCGCAGCCCGGCATCGACGATGCGCGCGATGTTCTCCGCGCGCTCGATATAGCGGTACATCCAGTAGAGACCGCTTGCAGTACGTCCCAGAAGCATCTCGTGTCCACTCCGTCTTCGTTCGGTTCGCGCGCCGGCTCCGGCGCACGCGGTAGCATCCGGCTCAGTCGGCCAGCACCCAGGTGTCCTTGGTGCCGCCGCCCTGGCTCGAGTTGACGACGAGCGATCCCTCCTTCAGCGCGACCCGCGTGAGCCCGCCCGGGGTGATGCGGATCCGGTCCGACACCAGCACGAACGGCCGCAGGTCGACGTGGCGCGGCGCAAGGCCGGCGTCGGTCAGGATCGGCGTCGTGGACAGCGCGAGCGTCGGCTGCGCGATGTAGTTCGCGGGGCGTGCGCGCAGCTTCGCGGCGAACGCCTCGAGCTCGGCCTTCGACGCGCACGGCCCGACCAGCATCCCGTAGCCGCCCGAACCGTGCACTTCCTTCACGACCAGTTCGTCGAGATGGTCGAGCACGTACTTCAGGCTGTCGGCCTCGCCGCAGCGCCAGGTCGGCACGTTCTCCAGCAGCGCCTTGCGGCCCGTGTAGAACTCGACGATCTCCGGCATGTACGAGTAGATCGCCTTGTCGTCGGCGATGCCGGTGCCGGGCGCATTCGCGATCGTGATGTTGCCCGCGCGATAGACGTCCATGATCCCCGCGACGCCGAGCACCGAATCGGGTCGGAACGTGAGCGGATCGAGGAACGCGTCGTCGACGCGGCGATACAGCACGTCGATCGGCTGGAAACCTTCGGTCGTGCGCATTGCGACGCGGCCGTCGATCACCTGCAGGTCGCTGCCTTCGACGAGATGCACGCCCATCTGGTCGGCGAGGAACGAATGTTCGTAGTACGCGGAGTTGTGGATGCCGGGCGTGAGCACGGCGACGGTCGGGTTGTCGGCGTTGCCGCCCGGCGGGCATACGGCCGCGAGCGACTGGCGCAGCATCTGCGGATAGGTTTCGACCGGGCGCACCTTCACCTGCTGGAACAGCTCCGGGAAGAGCTGCATCATCGTCTCGCGGTTTTCCAGCATGTACGACACGCCGGACGGCGTGCGCGCGTTGTCTTCCAGCACGTAGAACGCGTTCTCGCCGGTGCGCACGATGTCGACGCCGATGATGTGCGTGTAAACGTTTCCGGGCGGCCGGAAGTCGATCATCTCCGGGATGAACGCTTCGTTGTGCGCGATCAGGTGCTTCGGCACGATGCCCGCGCGCACGATTTCCTGGCGATGGTAGATGTCGTCGAGGAAGGCGTTGAGCGCCATCACGCGCTGCTCGATGCCGAGCGACAGCCGATTCCACTCGCTCCCGGAAATAATGCGCGGGACGATGTCGAACGGAATCAGCCGCTCGGCGGCCTCCGCGTCGCCGTAGACGGCGAACGTGATGCCCGTCTTGCGGAACACGCCTTCCGCGTCATGGGCTTTCTGGGCGAGGCTCGCGGGATTCTGCGTGTCGAGCCACTGCTTCAGGCGCGCGTAAGGCGCCCTTACCATGTCGCCGGATTGCAGCATTTCATCGAATGGCTTCATCGATCTTTTCTCCATCGATCGTTTTCCCCGGCATTGCGCATGCCGGACCGGCGTAACGACTGCGTTGCAAGGAACGTGCCTTGCCATTCCCCGATTTCGCCGCGCC
This genomic interval carries:
- the pip gene encoding prolyl aminopeptidase, which encodes MYPPIEPYAHGHLDTGDGHRIYWERCGNPAGKPAVFLHGGPGAGCSPDHRRLFDPERYDILLFDQRGCGRSTPHASLENNTTWHLVADIERLREMVGAEKWLVFGGSWGSALSIAYAETHPERVSALVVRGIFTMRRAELLWYYQEGASWLFPDLWEAFLAPIPEAERGDLMAAYHRRLTGSDEAAKLEAARAWSIWEGRTITLLPDPALAAHFADGHYALAFARIENHYFVNQGFVEEGQLLRDAHRLAGIPGVIVQGRYDVATPARTAWELSKAWPEATFEIVPGAGHAYNEPGILEALIAATDRFAN
- a CDS encoding transglutaminase family protein, giving the protein MVTTTKSAAKAPPAPDAAAPAAPVAGRLLRVTHDTEYRYAARVESAQHQARLQPLATPRQQVLSFALDIDPAPESVCTEVDAFGNARASFALNLPHDALLVRSRSTVHVTPPVWSRGARGAPPPAIAQPDPAQATAWEAVRDRLRFRAGQPYDAASEFVFASPHVACDPELAAYAAASFTPQRPLVQAAWDLMRRVHADFAYTPNSTDITTSALDALRLRKGVCQDFAHVMIGALRSLGLAARYVSGYLLTQPPPGQPRLIGADASHAWVDVYDPAWPEDNGWLQLDPTNDRAPGDDYVMLSIGRDYADVTPLRGVIRGGGADQELKVGVTVEPLEADGDG
- a CDS encoding DUF2126 domain-containing protein, yielding MSIHVALHHTTRYRYDRLVNLGPQVVRLRPAPHCRTPILAYSMTVEPAQHFINWQQDPFSNYLARLVFPERTEHFEITIDLVAEMSVYNPFDFFLEASAEQYPFSYDDALKTELAPYLACDPQTSAAPLFRAYVDGVDRTPAGTVNFLVALNQQLQRDIGYLVRMEPGVQTPEQTLELASGSCRDSAWLLVQLCRHLGIAARFVSGYLIQLTPDVKSLDGPSGTSVDFTDLHAWCEVYLPGAGWIGFDPTSGLLAGEGHIPLACTPQPTSAAPVEGLIDECEVSFEHEMTVTRVYESPRVTKPYTESQWDAVLALGTQVDGALAAGDVRLTQGGEPTFVSIDDRDGAEWNTDALGPTKRGYATELVQRLRAEYGDGGFLHFGQGKWYPGEQLPRWALSIFWRADGQPVWHDPSLFADEREPSAYTTDDAKRFIDALAARLNLTGEFIRPGYEDVWYYLWRERRLPVNVDPFDSRLDDELERARLRKVFEQQLDSVVGYVLPVKRADNAPGLDGPRWQTGPWFFRDERMYLVPGDSPMGYRLPLDSLPWASRADYPYLVERDPFAPRDALPDAAVIRARYAGPADAPRYLSGVHREASAQTVMQWRDDGTAGNGRPAARDPNRVPERFESAAWITRTALCVEVRNGILYLFMPPLAALEDYLDLLGAIELTAHALGVKLVLEGYPPPRDARLKLLQVTPDPGVIEVNIHPASNFDELVDHTEFLYDAAWQSRLCSEKFMVDGRHVGTGGGNHFVLGGATPADSPFLRRPDLLASLIAYWHNHPSLSYLFSGLFIGPTSQAPRVDEARNDQLYELDIAFAEIQRNKLLFGQDMPPWLVDRVLRNLLIDVTGNTHRSEFCIDKLYSPDSSTGRLGLLELRAFEMPPHARMSIVQQLLLRALVARFWAAPYTTPLTRWGTALHDRFMLPEFLQMDFDDVLAELRDAGFAFDPAWFAPHFEFRFPLFGQIAVNGMQLSLRGALEPWHVMGEEGAPGGTVRYVDSSVERLEVRVTGLNDNRHVVTVNGRALPLQPTGTVGEYVAGVRYKAWSPPSALHPTIGVHAPLTFDIVDTWLQRSLGGCRYHVAHPGGRNYATFPVNAYEAESRRLARFVEMGHTPGRMEVAPAAPSREFPFTLDLRRP
- a CDS encoding transglutaminase family protein; translation: MRLAIRHISRYQFDDQATHALQRLRLRPQSGPGQTVRAWQVTIDGVEPTLSYADGLGNRIDLVRHDRGAKAEIVVVAAGVVETQDRAGILGNPEGYAPPWIFERETALTKAGDTVRALTQALPIEPRSLDALHWLMTEVHDRIAYAPNLAADAPVDAETALQSGEGTSRDHAHAFIAAARVLKIPARYISGYVLADSAMQRIADAKQHGGGAQEEEAVALQSGDGMQQALGQRVDEAHASQSQGLPQPALGAQPQAAGLMQQPAGHAWAEAYVEGLGWVGFDPFMNRCPDERYVRIAVGLDYRDAQPVTGLGATAVGVEISVVQSPELV
- a CDS encoding alpha-E domain-containing protein, whose product is MLLGRTASGLYWMYRYIERAENIARIVDAGLRMALTRTSDAPAEWSSVLVSSGTDEGYRQKYDAYAADTVTDYLLRDRDNPSSVLSCIEAARSNARMVRTALTREAWESVNGAWLALRRALAQPVPESELPAVLDQVKRETALILGSFYSTMLRNEIFDFAQIGAFVERADNTARIIDVKYHLLLPSVSHVGTILDNYQWETILRCVAAHRSYRWVYDVQYKPLNIADYLILNGRMPRSLRYCYGRVVSSLNLLAKDYGVTHPCHDTAAKILQMLSDTSVERIFKSGLHEFLTDFIGRNNSLGLEIAQAYNFD
- a CDS encoding circularly permuted type 2 ATP-grasp protein; translation: MKPFDEMLQSGDMVRAPYARLKQWLDTQNPASLAQKAHDAEGVFRKTGITFAVYGDAEAAERLIPFDIVPRIISGSEWNRLSLGIEQRVMALNAFLDDIYHRQEIVRAGIVPKHLIAHNEAFIPEMIDFRPPGNVYTHIIGVDIVRTGENAFYVLEDNARTPSGVSYMLENRETMMQLFPELFQQVKVRPVETYPQMLRQSLAAVCPPGGNADNPTVAVLTPGIHNSAYYEHSFLADQMGVHLVEGSDLQVIDGRVAMRTTEGFQPIDVLYRRVDDAFLDPLTFRPDSVLGVAGIMDVYRAGNITIANAPGTGIADDKAIYSYMPEIVEFYTGRKALLENVPTWRCGEADSLKYVLDHLDELVVKEVHGSGGYGMLVGPCASKAELEAFAAKLRARPANYIAQPTLALSTTPILTDAGLAPRHVDLRPFVLVSDRIRITPGGLTRVALKEGSLVVNSSQGGGTKDTWVLAD